The Hyphomicrobium sp. MC1 genome window below encodes:
- a CDS encoding FAD-binding protein yields MPHLESDVLVIGAGAAGMTAAMAAARGGASVLLVDKSLIGRGGATIMAQMTVAAALGEQEPDDWKKHLEDTLKAGRGVCNEVLSEILCREAPDRIRELDGWNVGWARDADGRIAGVMAPGHSVRRCVYVDFLNTGPAIAQTLRTQVSRVKAVKRVSGLSIRDLVVSDGRVIGAVGVHADDGAIVTIAAKATVMAAGGLTKLFQRNSASANMGGDAYAIALRAGAELIDMEFPQFFPIGHLAPRLVGMDPIMWDPFRYKLGGRLLNGRMEEFLETYGVVDRGNYTSPRDITAYAIVKENEAGRGSPAGGAYLSFMHVPEEKLRAAFGPAIELLAKNGIDLTKQPIEVAPIAHYHMGGIRVNEKMETGCLGLYGAGEAVGGPNGANRLSGNALPEALVFGERAGRFAAQFIEGASVVWSEEAAQPIISLIESVNERANNTAKTIKAGTSALWSELQELMWKKVGLMRTEASLSEALQRLSEMRAGLGDIPLSSGMVFNTTVEEWFELRNSLQIAEAITLAALNRKESRGAHQRLDYPETKDDYKRNQVLRIEEGVVSSRWVPLTQQVLATTL; encoded by the coding sequence ATGCCCCATCTTGAATCCGACGTTCTCGTCATAGGTGCAGGTGCTGCGGGCATGACCGCGGCGATGGCGGCAGCGCGAGGCGGCGCATCCGTACTTCTCGTCGACAAAAGTTTAATCGGGCGAGGCGGCGCGACGATCATGGCTCAAATGACCGTGGCCGCAGCATTGGGCGAACAAGAGCCGGACGACTGGAAGAAGCATCTCGAAGATACGTTGAAAGCCGGGCGTGGTGTGTGCAACGAGGTGCTTTCGGAGATCTTGTGCCGCGAGGCGCCAGATCGGATCCGTGAGCTCGACGGCTGGAATGTTGGCTGGGCGCGCGATGCCGACGGTCGCATCGCCGGTGTCATGGCGCCGGGACACAGCGTACGTCGCTGCGTTTACGTCGACTTTCTCAATACCGGCCCTGCTATAGCCCAGACGCTTCGCACCCAAGTCTCGCGAGTGAAGGCGGTTAAGCGCGTTAGCGGACTGTCGATTCGAGATCTCGTTGTGAGCGACGGACGCGTCATAGGTGCAGTAGGTGTGCATGCCGACGATGGGGCGATCGTTACGATCGCGGCGAAGGCAACTGTCATGGCAGCGGGAGGCCTGACAAAGCTTTTTCAGCGCAACAGCGCCTCAGCAAATATGGGCGGCGACGCATACGCGATCGCGCTAAGGGCAGGCGCCGAGCTGATCGATATGGAGTTTCCGCAATTTTTCCCGATAGGCCATCTGGCGCCGAGGCTCGTCGGAATGGACCCGATCATGTGGGATCCCTTCCGCTACAAGCTCGGAGGACGACTGCTCAACGGTCGAATGGAGGAGTTCCTGGAGACCTACGGAGTGGTCGATCGTGGCAACTATACGTCGCCGCGTGATATCACCGCCTACGCCATCGTGAAAGAAAACGAGGCGGGACGAGGCTCTCCTGCGGGCGGCGCCTACCTCAGTTTCATGCACGTTCCAGAAGAAAAATTGCGCGCGGCGTTCGGTCCAGCGATCGAATTGCTTGCAAAGAACGGCATTGATCTCACAAAGCAGCCTATCGAAGTAGCTCCTATCGCTCATTATCACATGGGCGGCATTCGAGTGAATGAGAAGATGGAGACAGGCTGTCTCGGACTTTACGGCGCCGGCGAAGCCGTTGGTGGACCGAATGGCGCAAATAGGCTGTCCGGCAATGCCCTGCCGGAGGCACTGGTTTTCGGCGAAAGAGCCGGACGGTTCGCAGCCCAGTTCATCGAAGGCGCGAGCGTCGTTTGGTCAGAAGAAGCCGCGCAGCCGATCATTTCCTTGATCGAGTCCGTGAACGAGCGCGCCAACAACACGGCGAAGACAATAAAGGCAGGTACTTCCGCGCTGTGGAGCGAACTCCAGGAGTTGATGTGGAAGAAGGTTGGCCTCATGCGCACCGAAGCCTCGCTCTCCGAGGCATTGCAGCGGCTGTCCGAAATGCGCGCCGGTCTTGGTGACATCCCCCTCAGCTCCGGGATGGTGTTCAACACCACCGTCGAAGAATGGTTCGAGCTGCGTAATTCTCTCCAGATCGCCGAGGCAATCACGCTTGCTGCGCTCAACCGCAAGGAAAGTCGCGGTGCGCATCAGCGTCTCGATTATCCCGAGACGAAAGATGACTACAAGCGCAATCAGGTTTTGCGCATCGAGGAGGGGGTCGTCAGCTCTCGCTGGGTTCCTTTAACGCAGCAGGTTCTCGCGACCACATTGTGA
- a CDS encoding 2Fe-2S iron-sulfur cluster-binding protein — protein MTTNVTISITRGTEENGLYQQDFTVPFIEGMSVLDALLWIRANEDPTLAVRYSCINANACKECSVMINGQVEYACTAKLPIKGVKVEPLENKTVIRDLVTDILPSKEHLSTLMKQR, from the coding sequence ATGACAACCAACGTCACCATATCGATCACGCGCGGCACTGAAGAAAACGGCCTATATCAGCAGGATTTTACTGTCCCCTTCATCGAAGGAATGTCGGTGCTCGATGCGCTTCTCTGGATTCGAGCGAATGAGGATCCGACGCTCGCGGTGCGTTACAGCTGCATCAACGCAAACGCCTGCAAGGAATGCTCGGTGATGATCAACGGTCAGGTCGAATACGCATGCACCGCGAAGCTTCCGATAAAGGGCGTCAAGGTCGAGCCGCTGGAAAACAAAACGGTGATCCGAGATCTCGTAACAGACATCCTGCCGTCGAAAGAACATCTGTCGACCTTGATGAAGCAGCGCTGA
- the fdxA gene encoding ferredoxin FdxA: MTFVVTESCIRCKFQDCLQSCPATCFYEGKNMLVINPAECIDCGACEPECPAEAIVRDTAPGAEKWVEFNRKYAALWPNIRKPTVVPDDAEDWIEVENKLETEFDPDPAAP, translated from the coding sequence ATGACTTTCGTCGTTACGGAATCGTGCATCAGATGCAAGTTTCAGGATTGCCTGCAATCGTGTCCGGCCACTTGCTTTTACGAAGGCAAGAACATGCTCGTGATCAATCCTGCGGAATGCATAGATTGCGGAGCCTGTGAGCCGGAGTGTCCCGCTGAAGCAATCGTGCGCGATACCGCTCCGGGTGCGGAAAAATGGGTCGAATTCAATCGGAAGTACGCTGCTCTTTGGCCGAACATACGTAAGCCGACTGTTGTGCCCGACGACGCTGAGGATTGGATCGAGGTCGAGAACAAATTGGAGACGGAATTCGATCCGGACCCCGCGGCCCCTTAA
- a CDS encoding creatininase family protein, which produces MKSVWLHELRWPDIEAYLEDQDVALVPIGATEQHGRHTPLLVDTAWASDVSEAVAKKEGVLVAPPMHFGWSPHHLAYPGGITLRPETLMQVAIDIAESLISHGFRKIIFVNGNRVANLPPLQVAMAKLRFKTGAFVAIIDTHLIARKEVCEAAGNARDASHHAGNVETSFMMHAHPDLVKTDEIIALPDHPLAVFASNTPMDPPLDQSVAFVQPTAEEFYNRTGGQGTYSNPASATAAIGKAVLDVTIARAAEFVAHVKTLDVRCERCPIPI; this is translated from the coding sequence ATGAAAAGCGTATGGCTACACGAGCTGCGATGGCCGGACATAGAGGCTTATCTTGAAGATCAGGATGTAGCGTTGGTTCCGATTGGCGCCACGGAGCAGCACGGTAGGCATACGCCGCTCTTGGTCGACACCGCTTGGGCCAGCGATGTGTCCGAAGCTGTTGCGAAGAAGGAAGGTGTCCTCGTTGCGCCGCCGATGCATTTTGGCTGGTCTCCGCATCATCTCGCATATCCCGGTGGAATCACGCTGCGTCCTGAAACGCTGATGCAAGTCGCGATAGACATCGCTGAAAGTCTGATCTCTCATGGCTTCCGAAAGATCATTTTCGTCAACGGCAACCGCGTTGCGAACCTCCCACCGCTTCAGGTCGCAATGGCCAAGTTACGCTTCAAGACTGGCGCTTTCGTCGCGATCATCGATACGCATCTCATAGCCCGTAAGGAAGTATGTGAGGCGGCGGGGAACGCGCGCGATGCTTCGCATCACGCGGGAAATGTCGAAACCTCATTCATGATGCATGCCCATCCCGATCTGGTGAAGACCGATGAGATTATAGCGCTGCCAGATCATCCTCTCGCGGTCTTCGCCAGTAATACGCCGATGGATCCGCCGCTCGATCAAAGTGTGGCGTTTGTCCAGCCGACCGCCGAGGAATTCTACAATCGGACTGGCGGGCAAGGGACATATTCAAATCCAGCCTCGGCGACAGCCGCAATCGGAAAGGCCGTGCTTGACGTGACCATCGCTAGGGCAGCGGAATTTGTTGCGCACGTCAAGACGCTGGACGTCCGCTGTGAGCGCTGTCCCATCCCGATCTAA
- a CDS encoding FAD-dependent oxidoreductase, translated as MLQQNAASGLKIAIVGAGPAGFYAAEALAAACPDCEITLIERLPTPYGLIRSGVAPDHQTTKSIQNTFERIARLDNIRFVGNVEIGGDVSLDELRRFYDGVVLACGAPLDAPLGIPGDNLPEVYGAAQFVGWYNGHPDFAELNPRLDGGGVVVIGNGNVAIDIARVLSKSPDELANSDIAHHALQRLSVADLSDVHIVGRRGPVEAKFTTAELQELGELQTTVALADAAELPETIGEEFSLRDRRLKNKNLECFKAFAQADSMSRARRLRFQFNARPVQVLGDDRVEAVRFERTRVVGEAVEGTGEIFEIPCSLVVYAIGYRPSPMLGVNLRGTDNRLQSDAGRVAPGLYVVGWLKRGPSGKIGTNRIDGEEIAKKIIAEVDASGRTGFSGLEKLFQERSLRWTDFDDWKAIEAAEVAAALMGAPRRKFVRVDHMLEVCRKIPATPA; from the coding sequence ATGCTCCAACAGAATGCGGCTTCTGGATTGAAGATTGCCATTGTCGGCGCGGGGCCTGCAGGATTTTACGCGGCGGAGGCGCTTGCCGCGGCATGTCCCGATTGCGAGATCACTTTGATCGAGCGGCTGCCGACGCCCTATGGGCTAATCCGGTCCGGTGTCGCACCAGACCATCAGACGACAAAGTCCATTCAAAACACGTTCGAGCGAATTGCGCGGCTGGATAACATACGTTTCGTCGGAAATGTCGAGATTGGCGGTGACGTTTCGCTCGACGAGTTGCGTCGTTTCTACGACGGAGTGGTCCTTGCGTGCGGCGCGCCCCTCGATGCACCGCTCGGCATTCCTGGCGACAATCTTCCGGAGGTGTACGGTGCCGCGCAATTCGTGGGTTGGTATAATGGCCATCCGGATTTCGCCGAACTCAATCCCCGTCTCGACGGCGGTGGCGTGGTTGTCATCGGTAACGGCAACGTTGCGATCGATATTGCTCGCGTTCTGTCGAAGTCGCCCGACGAACTGGCAAACAGTGACATCGCACATCATGCCCTTCAGCGACTCTCTGTAGCAGACTTGTCTGACGTTCACATTGTTGGGCGAAGAGGCCCTGTCGAGGCCAAGTTCACAACAGCCGAGCTGCAAGAACTGGGAGAACTTCAAACGACTGTAGCGCTCGCGGACGCCGCTGAACTTCCGGAAACGATCGGCGAAGAGTTTTCGCTGCGGGATCGCAGGTTAAAGAACAAGAACCTCGAATGCTTCAAGGCTTTCGCGCAGGCCGATTCAATGTCGCGCGCGCGCAGATTACGATTTCAGTTCAACGCCCGCCCAGTTCAAGTGCTCGGCGACGACCGTGTCGAGGCAGTGCGTTTCGAGCGCACGCGCGTTGTCGGCGAAGCAGTCGAAGGCACCGGCGAGATCTTCGAGATACCCTGCAGCCTTGTCGTCTATGCAATTGGATACAGGCCGTCCCCAATGCTCGGTGTGAATCTCCGGGGGACAGACAATCGCCTGCAGAGTGATGCCGGAAGAGTTGCGCCGGGGCTCTATGTCGTTGGCTGGCTAAAGCGCGGTCCTTCCGGAAAGATAGGTACCAATCGTATCGATGGCGAAGAGATCGCAAAAAAGATCATCGCTGAAGTCGATGCTTCCGGCCGGACGGGGTTTTCGGGACTCGAAAAGCTATTCCAAGAGAGAAGCTTGCGATGGACCGACTTCGATGACTGGAAGGCCATCGAAGCCGCCGAGGTAGCTGCGGCACTGATGGGCGCACCGCGACGTAAGTTCGTCCGGGTGGATCACATGCTCGAAGTTTGTCGCAAGATACCGGCGACGCCCGCCTAG
- a CDS encoding aminotransferase class V-fold PLP-dependent enzyme — MGHTADIPNSTEDFFSSFKKDLARPDRLNFLASELIGRDAEILGPFGAKPLIYADYVASGRALALVERFVIDKILPFYANSHTEASFCGGLMTRFRRAARAAIAECCNADSRYAVIFAGSGATAGLNRLVSLFGIREHVTHGVVPRVIIGPYEHHSNILPWRESGAEIVEIAEAATGGPDWDQLHAALIVADDRPVLCAFSAASNVTGIVSDVAGITRMAKAKNAKIVWDYAGAGPYLPINMQPANDAAIDAVVISPHKFIGGPAASGILIVRKDAVVTEKPTWPGGGTVKFVTPTAQDYSDSLEVREESGTPNVVGDIRAALAFLVKEAIGIDAITKRNADLRARALAAWGVSERIELLGHRQAESLPIFSFRIRDGKGGYIHQQLITRMLSDRFGIQARGGCACAGPYVHRLLRIDEDESADLRRAIAEGDEIRKPGFVRLNFSVLLSDDKADYILNSVTQLAQDATAYAQHYDVDPRRAIFHPKSELSQSDHALSKTI, encoded by the coding sequence ATGGGACACACAGCGGACATTCCTAATTCTACAGAGGATTTTTTTTCGTCCTTCAAAAAGGATCTGGCCCGCCCGGATAGGCTAAATTTCCTTGCGTCAGAATTGATCGGCAGGGATGCCGAAATTCTGGGTCCATTCGGAGCAAAACCGCTCATCTATGCTGACTACGTTGCATCTGGTCGAGCCCTCGCATTGGTTGAGCGTTTCGTAATTGACAAGATACTCCCCTTTTACGCCAACAGTCACACTGAGGCCTCGTTCTGTGGCGGGCTGATGACTCGATTTCGCAGGGCGGCGCGAGCGGCGATCGCTGAATGCTGTAACGCTGACAGCCGTTACGCCGTCATTTTTGCTGGTTCAGGCGCCACAGCTGGATTGAACCGTCTAGTGAGTTTGTTTGGGATACGTGAGCACGTGACGCATGGTGTCGTGCCGCGCGTGATCATTGGCCCTTACGAGCACCATTCGAATATTCTGCCTTGGCGAGAAAGCGGCGCTGAGATTGTCGAGATCGCGGAGGCAGCGACGGGTGGGCCAGATTGGGATCAACTCCATGCAGCGCTGATTGTCGCGGACGATCGCCCAGTCCTTTGTGCGTTTTCCGCGGCATCCAACGTCACCGGGATCGTGTCCGACGTAGCCGGAATTACGCGAATGGCAAAAGCCAAGAATGCAAAAATTGTGTGGGACTACGCTGGTGCAGGACCATATTTGCCGATCAACATGCAGCCAGCCAATGACGCTGCAATCGATGCCGTCGTCATCTCTCCCCATAAGTTCATCGGAGGACCAGCGGCATCAGGCATCCTGATTGTCCGCAAGGACGCGGTGGTGACCGAGAAGCCGACGTGGCCGGGCGGCGGCACTGTCAAGTTCGTGACGCCGACTGCTCAGGACTACAGCGATAGTCTCGAAGTGCGCGAGGAAAGCGGAACGCCAAACGTTGTTGGGGATATTCGTGCGGCCCTGGCTTTTCTCGTAAAGGAAGCTATCGGCATCGACGCAATCACCAAGCGGAACGCGGATTTGCGTGCGCGGGCCTTAGCAGCCTGGGGCGTAAGCGAGCGCATCGAGCTTCTCGGCCATCGACAAGCTGAAAGTCTGCCAATTTTCTCGTTCCGGATCAGAGACGGCAAAGGCGGCTACATCCATCAACAACTGATCACGCGCATGCTGAGCGACCGGTTCGGCATCCAGGCGCGAGGTGGATGCGCATGCGCTGGACCATATGTTCACCGATTGCTCAGGATTGACGAGGACGAGTCCGCAGATCTGCGGCGCGCAATTGCTGAAGGAGATGAAATTCGCAAGCCGGGCTTTGTCCGTCTTAACTTTAGCGTCCTGCTTTCCGACGATAAGGCGGACTACATCCTGAACTCCGTCACCCAACTAGCGCAAGACGCTACAGCTTATGCCCAACACTACGACGTAGATCCTCGCCGCGCGATTTTTCATCCCAAGTCTGAACTCTCTCAATCTGATCACGCTCTCTCAAAAACGATTTGA
- a CDS encoding CoxG family protein → MELNGTRAIPANRDLVWVCLNDPEVLRVCIPGCEELSGNAEEGFEAIVKQKIGPVQATFRANVRLSDVNPPEGYVISGEGKGGMAGFANGNARVSLVDVGETTELSFTVNAQVGGKIAQLGSRLIDGFARKLSDQFFDSFQVQVENRVHA, encoded by the coding sequence ATGGAATTAAATGGCACTCGCGCCATTCCCGCAAATCGGGATCTTGTCTGGGTATGTCTCAACGATCCTGAAGTTTTGCGCGTCTGTATTCCTGGATGTGAAGAACTCTCGGGAAACGCCGAGGAAGGGTTTGAAGCGATCGTAAAGCAGAAAATCGGACCGGTGCAGGCTACCTTTCGCGCGAATGTTCGCTTGTCCGACGTCAACCCGCCGGAAGGCTATGTCATCAGCGGCGAAGGCAAGGGTGGCATGGCCGGTTTCGCGAATGGCAACGCCAGAGTGTCGCTTGTTGACGTCGGCGAAACGACGGAACTCAGTTTCACCGTGAATGCGCAGGTCGGCGGAAAGATTGCGCAGCTCGGAAGTCGTCTGATCGATGGATTTGCTCGCAAGCTGTCTGATCAGTTCTTCGACAGTTTTCAGGTTCAGGTCGAAAATCGGGTTCATGCCTGA
- a CDS encoding xanthine dehydrogenase family protein molybdopterin-binding subunit — MTVVSASASQSDGLGSSAARLEHGPLIRGKGRFIDDISIEGQTYAAFLRSPIAHGRIVGIDVSTAKALPGVRSVLLYSDLRAVMTCDRIPVSMPSGAIRFDVDPYVLSKDEVCHVGEPIALVLAESRHIAEDALALIDVDLEPLDVIVDPREGLAEDAPKARQDCPDNLVAQMQAEYGDIETAFAGAVHVVKDKFHLHKGGGHSIEPRGVIAQWDPAARHLTVWDSTQMPHRAKRILISVLGLGESDVRVIAPDVGGGFGPKFVFHPEELAVAAASLLTGMPVKWIEDRFENFVATVQERDQFWTVEMAADADGKLRGIRGTLIHDHGAYSPYGASLPQNSATNLLGPYVLPAYKLDISLCLTNLIPSTPTRGAGRPQGTFVMERLLDRLAERTGLAREEVRRRNLIRPEQLPYPTGLFTRDGGEMTYDSGDYVESQRLALELSDWEGFEARRQKARCDGRFLGIGLANYVEGSGRGPFESASVSIGPSGTVLVTTGACAQGQGTVTMLAQLAAAELGTQPELIRVIAGDTAASPLGLGAFASRQAVTAGNAVFLAAGQVRAKIFRVASAWLNASSDELTLQDGVVFVTADPDRSCRVAQIAGALAGSPGYSLPAGLEPGLSAAVDFKPPALTYCNGTHVAEVEVDPETGIVTIQRYLVVHDCGRLIHPRMVEGQICGGVVHGISSALYEWMRYDCDGQPLTCTYADYLLCTADVAPRIEIHHMESPTSLNPLGIKGAGESGTIAAPAVIASAIEDALRPFCVTYATCPSRRHGCTTFCMVGQHEGVAICISRAA; from the coding sequence ATGACGGTAGTCTCCGCAAGCGCCAGCCAGTCCGATGGACTCGGCAGCTCCGCCGCCCGTCTGGAGCACGGACCTCTTATTCGAGGGAAGGGGCGCTTCATCGATGACATCTCAATCGAAGGCCAGACCTACGCGGCGTTCCTGCGCAGTCCAATAGCGCACGGTCGGATCGTCGGGATTGATGTAAGCACGGCGAAAGCTTTGCCTGGCGTTCGCAGTGTTTTGCTTTACTCCGATCTTCGTGCAGTTATGACCTGCGATCGAATACCTGTTTCCATGCCGTCCGGCGCTATCCGCTTCGACGTCGACCCTTACGTCTTGAGCAAGGACGAAGTCTGTCATGTTGGAGAGCCGATTGCGCTCGTACTCGCTGAGAGCCGTCATATCGCCGAAGACGCACTCGCGCTCATTGATGTCGACCTTGAACCTCTCGACGTAATCGTTGATCCGCGCGAGGGGCTTGCAGAAGATGCGCCCAAGGCTCGACAAGACTGCCCGGACAATCTGGTGGCGCAGATGCAGGCGGAATATGGAGACATCGAGACTGCCTTCGCCGGTGCTGTGCACGTGGTCAAAGATAAATTCCACCTACATAAAGGCGGTGGCCATTCGATCGAGCCTCGCGGTGTGATTGCCCAGTGGGACCCCGCCGCTCGGCACCTGACGGTGTGGGACAGCACCCAGATGCCGCATCGCGCTAAGCGCATCTTGATCTCGGTTCTGGGCCTCGGCGAATCCGATGTGCGTGTCATCGCGCCCGACGTGGGAGGTGGCTTCGGTCCAAAATTCGTTTTCCATCCCGAAGAACTGGCCGTAGCGGCCGCTTCATTGCTGACGGGAATGCCGGTCAAGTGGATCGAGGATCGCTTCGAGAATTTCGTTGCTACGGTTCAGGAGCGGGATCAGTTCTGGACCGTCGAGATGGCGGCGGACGCGGACGGAAAGCTGCGTGGGATTCGCGGGACCTTGATCCACGATCACGGTGCTTACTCGCCATATGGGGCTTCTCTGCCTCAAAACTCAGCGACCAACTTGCTCGGTCCATACGTTCTTCCGGCCTATAAACTCGATATCTCGCTGTGCTTGACCAACCTCATTCCTTCCACTCCCACGCGCGGAGCCGGCCGCCCTCAGGGAACGTTCGTGATGGAGCGTCTTCTTGACCGGCTCGCGGAGCGTACGGGGCTCGCTCGGGAAGAGGTGCGCCGAAGAAATCTCATCCGTCCCGAACAGCTACCCTATCCGACAGGTCTGTTCACGCGCGACGGCGGCGAGATGACCTATGACAGCGGCGATTATGTTGAATCGCAACGTCTCGCATTGGAACTGTCCGATTGGGAAGGCTTCGAAGCTCGCCGTCAGAAAGCACGATGTGATGGACGTTTCCTTGGCATCGGCCTCGCCAATTATGTTGAAGGATCCGGCCGCGGTCCCTTTGAGAGCGCTTCGGTCAGTATCGGCCCATCAGGTACCGTGCTCGTAACGACAGGCGCATGCGCGCAGGGGCAAGGCACAGTTACTATGCTCGCGCAACTTGCGGCCGCGGAACTTGGTACCCAACCCGAACTTATCCGCGTCATTGCAGGCGACACCGCGGCCAGTCCGCTTGGTCTCGGCGCCTTTGCAAGCCGTCAAGCAGTCACGGCTGGGAATGCCGTGTTCCTTGCCGCCGGACAAGTCAGAGCAAAAATTTTTCGTGTTGCGTCCGCTTGGCTCAATGCGTCGTCTGATGAATTGACGTTGCAGGACGGGGTGGTGTTCGTCACTGCTGATCCTGATCGTTCATGTCGAGTAGCGCAAATAGCTGGAGCACTCGCGGGAAGTCCGGGCTATTCACTTCCGGCTGGACTCGAGCCGGGGCTGTCGGCCGCTGTGGATTTCAAACCGCCCGCTCTGACCTATTGCAACGGCACACACGTCGCCGAAGTTGAAGTCGATCCGGAAACCGGCATCGTTACAATACAGCGTTATCTCGTCGTGCATGATTGCGGCCGGCTCATTCATCCGCGCATGGTTGAAGGGCAGATTTGTGGTGGCGTCGTTCATGGCATTAGCAGCGCATTGTATGAGTGGATGCGTTATGATTGCGACGGACAGCCTCTGACCTGCACCTATGCTGACTATCTGTTGTGTACCGCCGACGTTGCGCCACGTATCGAAATTCATCATATGGAATCGCCGACTTCTCTGAACCCGCTCGGCATAAAGGGGGCAGGAGAAAGTGGTACGATTGCTGCTCCCGCTGTGATCGCATCGGCGATCGAAGACGCGTTACGGCCGTTCTGCGTTACATACGCGACCTGCCCATCACGACGACACGGCTGCACGACCTTTTGCATGGTGGGGCAGCATGAAGGCGTCGCAATTTGTATATCACGCGCCGCGTGA
- a CDS encoding xanthine dehydrogenase family protein subunit M, which yields MKASQFVYHAPRERVELLKLLNELEDARVIAGGQSLMPMMNLRLAAPSNLIDLNSVADLSGISIEGDRLVIGAMTRQRSAERSPLVSQYCPLLVEALKHVGFQQTRNRGTVGGSVAHMDPTAEIVVACYALGADVVLESVRGERRCAIADFPTGYLTTQIEPDEVLVRIEIPLWAPGHGAAFQEVTRRGESFSVVSVAALVDVTPDGFITRTALAVGGLGATPICLDEMHALVGQHASVASIESLSMIAAALPAEGDMVVSSKYKQYLAGVLTRRVIRSAISRAWGRDLHG from the coding sequence ATGAAGGCGTCGCAATTTGTATATCACGCGCCGCGTGAGCGCGTGGAACTTTTGAAGCTGCTCAACGAACTTGAGGATGCTCGAGTTATCGCCGGCGGCCAGTCGTTGATGCCGATGATGAACCTGCGTCTTGCTGCGCCAAGCAATCTGATTGACTTGAACAGCGTCGCCGATCTCAGCGGAATCTCGATCGAAGGAGACAGGCTCGTTATCGGCGCGATGACACGCCAGCGCAGTGCAGAACGGTCCCCTCTCGTCTCGCAATACTGTCCGTTGCTGGTGGAGGCGCTCAAGCATGTTGGCTTTCAACAAACGCGCAATCGCGGCACTGTGGGCGGAAGTGTCGCGCACATGGATCCAACGGCCGAGATCGTTGTCGCATGTTATGCACTTGGGGCCGATGTCGTGCTGGAAAGCGTCCGGGGGGAGCGCCGCTGCGCGATAGCGGATTTCCCTACGGGGTATCTGACAACTCAGATCGAACCTGATGAAGTTCTCGTGCGGATCGAGATACCTCTCTGGGCGCCGGGACATGGTGCCGCTTTCCAAGAAGTGACAAGACGCGGTGAGAGCTTTTCCGTGGTTTCTGTTGCGGCGCTGGTGGATGTCACTCCCGACGGATTCATTACACGCACGGCTCTTGCAGTTGGCGGTTTAGGGGCAACCCCTATTTGTCTGGATGAGATGCATGCCCTTGTCGGCCAGCATGCCAGCGTCGCTTCGATAGAGAGTTTATCGATGATTGCTGCAGCGCTGCCGGCTGAAGGCGATATGGTCGTCTCTTCCAAATACAAGCAGTATCTCGCAGGCGTGCTTACGAGACGCGTGATACGGAGCGCGATATCCAGGGCTTGGGGGCGCGATCTCCATGGTTGA
- a CDS encoding (2Fe-2S)-binding protein has protein sequence MVDHLDVVVTVNGKVHRTKVEPRLNLADFLRHKLNLTGTHVGCEHGVCGACTVLVDGASVRSCLMLAVQASGSEIRTIEGLASADGTLDPLQAALSEHFGLQCGYCTPGILMTLVELRQELAGQTISEEEVRHKLSGNLCRCTGYQGIVDAALAGLNGPDALKSEQ, from the coding sequence ATGGTTGACCATCTCGATGTCGTTGTCACCGTCAACGGCAAAGTCCACCGGACCAAGGTTGAGCCACGGCTCAATTTGGCAGATTTTCTGCGTCATAAGCTGAATCTCACGGGAACACATGTCGGCTGCGAGCACGGAGTGTGCGGGGCTTGCACCGTTTTGGTCGATGGAGCCTCCGTACGTTCGTGCTTGATGCTGGCAGTGCAGGCATCGGGTTCGGAGATACGCACGATTGAGGGGCTGGCCTCTGCCGACGGCACGCTTGATCCGCTTCAGGCTGCATTGTCCGAGCATTTTGGGTTGCAGTGCGGCTATTGCACGCCGGGCATTTTGATGACCCTGGTCGAACTGCGCCAGGAGCTCGCAGGGCAAACGATCAGCGAAGAAGAAGTGCGCCACAAGCTTTCTGGAAACCTGTGCCGCTGCACGGGCTATCAGGGAATAGTAGACGCTGCGCTTGCCGGGTTGAACGGCCCTGACGCCCTTAAGAGCGAACAATGA